In a single window of the Solea senegalensis isolate Sse05_10M linkage group LG1, IFAPA_SoseM_1, whole genome shotgun sequence genome:
- the klhl40b gene encoding kelch-like protein 40b — MALPTNSMDEPRIYQQTLLQDGLYDLLENDKLVDCVLKIKDKEFPCHRLVLCACSAYFRAIFLSDLDESKKREIVLEDVEPGVMGLILKYLYTSKINVTEQNVQDIFAVANMYQIPSIFTVCVSFLQKRLSLSNCLAVFRLGLMLDCPRLAVSARNFACERFQLISRDEDFLNLLPSELAAILTNDNLNVEREEVVFEALMNWVSQDTENREKELPGLLDCVRLRLVTENYLKEKVEKHKLISSNPELQEKLQLVKDAQAGKMPEVKKSKKGSGGAEKDGEAEVNEEEEEGLLPSILNDNLRFGMFAKDLILMVNDTGTVAYDPSENDCFVASLSNQVPKNHTSLVTKENQIFVAGGLFFDEQNKEDPLCSYFLQYDPVSADWLGMPPVPSPRFLFGLAEAENCIFVLGGKELKDQEHTLDSVLVYDRESFKWGESEPIPYPVYGHATISHNGIVYVIGGKGDNKSCLLKMCAYDAKRFEWKELPPMKTARSLFGATVHNNKIFVAAGVTDDGLTDSVEVYDIATNKWSDFTVFPQERSSLNLVSLAGRLYALGGFAMFPLEDSESDFVPKEMNDVWRYNETEQKWDGILRDIQYASGATILGVRLNTLRLTKM, encoded by the exons ATGGCTTTGCCTACGAATTCCATGGACGAGCCCAGGATCTACCAGCAGACGCTGCTTCAGGACGGCCTGTATGACCTACTGGAGAATGACAAGCTGGTTGACTGTGTGCTGAAGATCAAAGACAAGGAGTTCCCCTGCCACCGGCTGGTCCTGTGCGCCTGCAGTGCGTACTTCCGCGCTATCTTTCTGTCAGACCTTGATGAAAGCAAGAAGAGAGAGATTGTCCTGGAGGATGTGGAGCCAGGGGTCATGGGGCTGATCCTCAAGTACCTGTACACCTCCAAAATCAATGTCACAGAGCAAAACGTCCAGGACATCTTTGCAGTGGCTAATATGTACCAGATCCCGTCAATTTTCACTGTATGTGTCTCTTTCCTTCAAAAGCGCCTGAGCCTCAGTAACTGTCTGGCTGTCTTCAGACTTGGCCTGATGCTGGACTGTCCCAGGTTGGCTGTCTCTGCCAGAAACTTTGCCTGCGAACGATTCCAGCTCATCTCCAGGGACGAGGACTTCCTCAACCTGCTCCCCAGTGAGCTGGCGGCCATTTTAACAAATGACAACCTGAATGTAGAGAGAGAAGAGGTCGTGTTCGAAGCTCTGATGAACTGGGTGTCCCAggacacagagaacagagagaaggAGCTGCCAGGTTTGCTGGACTGCGTTCGTTTGCGTCTGGTCACTGAGAATTACCTGAAAGAAAAGGTGGAGAAACACAAACTGATCTCCTCAAACCCCGAGTTACAGGAGAAACTCCAGCTGGTTAAAGATGCTCAGGCTGGGAAAATGCCTGAGGTTAAAAAAAGCAAGAAGGGAAGTGGTGGAGCAGAAAAAGATGGCGAGGCAGAGGttaacgaggaggaggaagaaggtcTTCTACCGAGCATACTGAACGATAACCTGAGATTTGGCATGTTTGCCAAGGATTTAATACTGATGGTGAACGACACAGGGACCGTGGCCTACGACCCATCAGAGAACGACTGCTTTGTAGCATCACTTTCCAACCAGGTCCCCAAGAACCACACCAGCCTGGTCACCAAGGAAAACCAGATCTTTGTGGCAGGAGGATTATTCTTTGATGAGCAGAACAAGGAGGATCCACTGTGCTCCTACTTCCTGCAG TATGACCCGGTCAGTGCCGATTGGCTGGGGATGCCTCCTGTCCCGTCTCCCCGCTTCCTGTTCGGGCTGGCAGAGGCAGAGAACTGCATCTTTGTGCTGGGAGGGAAGGAGCTGAAGGATCAGGAGCACACACTGGACTCAGTTCTGGTCTATGACCGAGA ATCTTTTAAATGGGGTGAATCGGAACCAATTCCTTATCCGGTCTATGGACATGCAACAATATCCCACAATGGTATTGTCTACGTGATTGGAGGAAAGGGGGACAACAA GAGCTGTCTATTGAAGATGTGTGCATATGATGCCAAGAGATTTGAGTGGAAGGAGCTTCCACCCATGAAGACTGCACGCTCTTTATTTGGAGCCACCGTtcataataacaaaatattcGTGGCAGCAGGAGTCACCGACGATGGCCTGACAGACTCAGTGGAGGTGTACGATATCGCTACCAACAA GTGGTCAGACTTCACAGTGTTTCCTCAGGAGCGCAGCTCTCTGAACCTGGTGTCTTTAGCCGGTCGTCTCTACGCTTTGGGAGGTTTTGCCATGTTTCCTTTGGAGGACAGCGAAAGTGACTTTGTTCCCAAAGAGATGAACGACGTCTGGAG GTATAACGAGACCGAGCAGAAGTGGGATGGGATCCTCAGAGACATCCAGTACGCTTCAGGGGCCACGATTCTGGGGGTCCGCCTCAACACCCTGCGTCTCACCAAGATGTAA
- the zbtb47b gene encoding zinc finger and BTB domain-containing protein 47, with translation MLIVEKTTDFPSAEFSLVEDVALHFTCLMDRLNEQRLFQPDLCDVDIVLVRQHSTFPAHKGVLAAYSPFFHSLFAQSKQLRRVDLSLDALTSQGLQQILNFIYTSKLLVSSRTVRDVLNAATLLQMSDIAASCRDLISSHSLRTTCTDMANQDGVAGGDDPTAVAIPARSLYREIKQESELSRVFKREGNSPFSVRVEEAGKTASQQKQYYQKDEGTGALCKVEGNGEDSKSTDSHSSFNRDQIIVEVNLNNQTLNVSKGSEGKSTESAGMFGCCHDNDRDSEDDEENEAENDDAIEADHSDLQRGDMAGPSSDEDDEEDEEEEENTLNIPGLQQAAMMDRPRRGTRALTMAGTVASMRQTLAEATLANQRPRGKRHADRECVGQKVRLEEKQHFPCKKCPRVFNNCWYLEKHMNVTHNRMQICNNCGKRFLLESELLLHQQTDCEKSIQCVTCGKAFKKLWSLHEHNKIVHGYAEKKFSCEICEKKFYTMAHVRKHMVAHTKDMPFTCETCGKSFKRSMSLKVHSLQHSGEKPFKCENCSERFQYKYQLRSHMSIHIGHKQFMCQWCGKDFNMKQYFDEHMKTHTGEKPYICEICGKSFTSRPNMKRHRRTHTGEKPYPCEVCGQRFRFSNMLKAHREKCFRVSNPMVTDGDDALGLDQSPAADSSGQAHLGTVLPATSVTTPPVASSPHPLHGTQLSLPLLHPMGGLPPTPHLPPPPPLFSAGRMSSNN, from the exons CTCATAGTGGAGAAGACCACAGACTTCCCCTCTGCTGAGTTCTCTCTGGTGGAGGATGTGGCTCTGCACTTCACCTGTTTGATGGACAGGCTGAATGAGCAGCGTCTCTTCCAGCCTGACCTGTGCGACGTCGACATCGTCCTGGTCCGCCAGCACAGCACCTTCCCGGCCCACAAGGGCGTGCTGGCGGCCTACAGCCCGTTCTTCCACTCCCTCTTCGCCCAGAGCAAACAGCTGCGGCGCGTGGACCTGTCGCTGGACGCCCTGACCTCGCAGGGCCTGCAGCAGATCCTCAACTTCATCTACACCTCCAAGCTGCTGGTGAGCAGCCGCACCGTCCGCGACGTGCTGAACGCAGCCACGCTGCTGCAGATGAGCGACATCGCCGCGTCCTGTCGCGACCTCATCAGCAGCCACTCGCTGAGAACCACCTGCACGGATATGGCAAACCAGGACGGGGTCGCCGGCGGCGATGACCCGACTGCTGTCGCAATCCCTGCCAGATCGTTGTACCGGGAGATCAAGCAGGAGTCAGAGCTGAGCAGGGTGTTCAAGAGAGAGGGCAACAGCCCGTTTTCTGTCCGAGTGGAGGAGGCGGGAAAGACGGCCTCCCAGCAGAAGCAGTACTACCAGAAAGATGAGGGGACGGGTGCGTTGTGCAAAGTAGAAGGCAACGGCGAGGACTCTAAGTCCACCGACAGCCACTCGTCCTTCAACAGAGATCAAATCATCGTTGAAGTGAATCTCAACAACCAGACGCTTAATGTGTCAAAGGGATCAGAAGGCAAGTCCACAGAGTCGGCCGGCATGTTTGGCTGTTGCCACGACAACGATAGAGATTCCGAGGACGACGAGGAGAACGAGGCGGAGAACGACGACGCCATCGAAGCCGATCACAGCGACCTACAGAGGGGAGACATGGCGGGGCCTAGCAGTGACGAGGACgatgaggaggacgaggaagaggaggagaacacCCTAAACATTCCAGGCTTGCAGCAGGCGGCCATGATGGATCGCCCCCGACGGGGCACCAGAGCCTTAACCATGGCAGGAACCGTGGCCTCCATGCGGCAGACGCTGGCCGAGGCCACGCTTGCCAACCAGCGGCCGCGCGGGAAGAGGCACGCGGACCGAGAGTGCGTGGGCCAGAAAGTGAGGCTGGAGGAGAAGCAGCACTTCCCGTGCAAGAAGTGTCCGCGCGTCTTCAACAACTGCTGGTACCTGGAGAAGCACATGAACGTCACTCACAACCGCATGCAGATCTGCAACAACTGCGGTAAGCGCTTCCTGCTGGAGAGcgagctgctcctgcaccagCAGACGGACTGTGAGAAAAGCATCCAG tgtgtaACATGTGGCAAAGCCTTCAAGAAGCTCTGGTCGTTACACGAGCACAACAAGATCGTCCACGGCTACGCCGAGAAGAAGTTCTCCTGTGAGATCTGCGAGAAGAAGTTCTACACCATGGCCCACGTCCGGAAGCACATGGTCG cccATACGAAGGACATGCCGTTCACCTGCGAGACGTGCGGGAAGTCATTCAAGCGCAGCATGTCCCTGAAGGTTCACTCTCTGCAGCACTCAGGAGAGAAACCCTTCAAGTGTGAG AACTGCAGCGAGCGCTTCCAGTACAAGTACCAGCTGCGCTCCCACATGAGCATCCACATCGGACACAAGCAGTTCATGTGCCAGTGGTGCGGAAAGGACTTCAACATGAAACAGTACTTTGAcgaacacatgaagacacacactg GAGAGAAGCCGTACATCTGTGAGATCTGCGGGAAAAGCTTCACCAGCCGGCCTAACATGAAGCGCCACCGCCGCACACACACTGGAGAAAAGCCGTATCCCTGCGAGGTGTGCGGCCAACGCTTCCGCTTCTCAAACATGCTCAAGGCCCACAGGGAAAAGTGCTTCCGAGTCAGTAACCCCATGGTTACGGATGGAGACGACGCCCTCGGGCTGGACCAGTCGCCTGCAGCGGACTCTTCCGGTCAGGCTCACCTGGGGACTGTGCTTCCTGCCACGTCCGTGACCACGCCCCCCGTTGCCTCCAGCCCCCACCCACTCCACGGCACCCAGCTTTCTCTGCCCCTGCTGCATCCGATGGGCGGGCTGCCTCCCACTCCTCACTTACCCCCGCCGCCTCCCCTGTTCTCTGCTGGTAGGATGAGCTCCAACAACTAA